Proteins encoded in a region of the Chelonoidis abingdonii isolate Lonesome George chromosome 2, CheloAbing_2.0, whole genome shotgun sequence genome:
- the LOC116835699 gene encoding histone H2A type 2-C-like translates to MSGQGKQGGKARAKAKSRSSRAGLQFPVGRVHWLLRKGNYAEQVGAGAPVYMAAVLEYLTAEILELAGNAAQDNKKTRIIPHHLQLAIHNDKELNKLLGKVTIAQGGVLPNIQAVLLPKKSESHKAKSK, encoded by the coding sequence ATGTCAGGCCAAGGCAAGCAGGGAGGTAAAGCGAGAGCCAAGGCAAAGTCTCGCTCCTCTCGGGCtgggctgcagttcccagtgggTCGAGTGCATTGGCTGCTCCGCAAAGGTAATTATGCTGAGCAGGTGGGGGCTGGAGCTCCAGTCTATATGGCCGCGGTACTGGAGTATCTGACCGCTGAGATTCTCGAGTTAGCCGGCAACGCTGCTCAGGACAACAAGAAAACCAGAATCATCCCCCACCACCTGCAGCTCGCTATCCATAATGACAAGGAGCTCAATAAACTCCTGGGGAAAGTGACGATCGCTCAGGGGGGTGTCCTGCCCAACATCCAGGCCGTGCTGCTGCCCAAGAAAAGTGAGAGCCACAAGGCCAAGAGCAAGTGA